Within the Nocardioides humi genome, the region CCGCAGGGTCTTGGCCCAGCTGGTGGCGCCGGCCAAGGCCGGCAGCGAGCTGCGGGTGACCAGCAGGGTCAGGTCGGAGGCGGCAATGAGCGGCTGGGGCCAGCCGGCGAGGCCGAGCCGGCCGGCGTCGACGATGACGTCTTGGCCGTTGCGCTCCAGCGCACGCAGCTGTTCGGTGAGCGGATCCCACAGCGGCAGCAGGCTGGGCGCCTGCTCGTGAGCCCGGATACCGGGCAGGAACCACGCCGACCGCTCGGCCGGGGCCTCGGGGTCCAGCAGCAGCGTCTCGCGCGGCAGGGCGTCGGCCAGCGTTCCCTCGCGCAGGGAGAGGGCGAGGTTGATCAGCCCGCCGGTCGGCTCCTGGGTGCCGTGGAAGTAGCCGGCGAAGACCGAGGACGAGCCGGTCGGGTCTGCGTCGACCAGGAGCACCGGTCGATGCCAGTTGAGGGTGAGCCCGAGCGCCGTGGTCGAGACGCCGGGCGAACCGCTCGCGGAGGCCAGGACGATCAACGCCATGCGTCAACGCTCCCGGGCGTCCAGGACGAGCGCGACACGTCCGGTGGCGGCACGCGCAGCCAGGTCGGCGGCATCGGCCTCGGGCACCGAGACGTCGACTACGGTCTCCCCGGTCTCCTCCACTCGGCTAACACCAACGACGACTGCCTCGACAGTGACCGGGTCCTTCTCGGTGACCTCGCCCTGATCACCGGGAGTGGTGACGATCCGGACGACGTCGCCGCTGTAGAGCTGCTCCGAGGGCATCTGGCCCGGCGTGAGGCTGATGCCCACAAGGGATTCCCCCTCCCCCGGCACCAGACTGTCGGTGACGGCCTCCTTGGTGAGCAGGGTGCCGGCCCACAGGTCAACCGCAGCGCGGCTGCCCTCGAGTTCGGCCTTCTGACTGCCGGCGACCGGGGTCAGCGCCGGATCGACGCTCACCCGCACGACGGCGAGGTCCCCGGCCTCGATGGCCTCGCCGCGCTTGACGTCGCGGCTGACCACGAGCACGTCCTGCGTGTCGTTGACCGATGTGAACGCGAAGGCGGTACCCAGCGCTCCTGCAGCGACAAGCGCCGCGCAGAGTGCGAACACCCATGGTCTGCGGCGCCGCCTGAGTCGTGGCCGCGGAGTGTGGTTGAGGTCAGGCATGGGCCGACTCTTGGTCGATGCTTCGACTGACAGCCCTTGAGCGGTGTTCTGCGACATGGATCCCGAGTCCTCTCGTGTCTCGATCACCTACGTGTCAAGACGGGCCCGGAGCGATCAGTACGAGCTCAACTTGACAGGACGACACTAGTGCATTTCTATCGGGGTTCTCGCTATCCACAGATGACCGATTTCGAGATGCCATCGCCAGTCCTGACCAGAGGGTCGCGCGGCTCAATCCCCCGATGGGACCGAGCATCAACGCCTCCGAACGATCCGGAGTCCATGGGACCACAAAATCGTCCGGTCTCCCGCCACGAATTTGTCGCCTGTGGATATCGGTCGAACCCGCTTGCACTTACAAACTCGGCCGGACTGAGGGTGTTTCGTCGCGCCGGCGGTGTCGCTGCGCCTCGCGGAAGGCTGCGATAACAACTTCGACCGACTCCCCGAGCGTCCGGGCAAGCGCTTCGAGCGACTGTGGCGCAGGGAGCCGGGTCCAGCGCCCTTGCTCCCAGGCGTAATACGTCGGCACAGCCACGTTCACGGACGTGACGAGATCGGCAACGGTGAGCCCTGCCTGCAGGCGCAGCGCTCGGAGATCGGGGACATCACCATCGAGGTGAACTAGCCGTATTGCCGGGATGTCGAGGGCCTTCGCGAGTCTGACCAGGAAGTCCGGGCGCGGGGTTGAGATACCTAGCTCCCAGCGAGAGATGCGCTCACCTCCAGCGGCCCCCACCAGGTGCGCCAGTTCATGCTGAGTCAACCCCGCTTCCTCGCGAGCTGCTCTCAACGCATTGGGGTCGATTCCGGACGTCATCGCCGACGAACACTAGCGGTGATCCATCATCGGAGGACTGGTCAGTCCGCCCGGCCCCGGACCGACGACACGGCACCGCTGAACCGCATGCCGCGCCAGCGAGGGCACCGATTCGCGCCGTCGGGCAGAACTTGGCGCACGACGAAGGAGTGGGGGCGCGATGTCGCCTAGCCTCGGTCCGACCCTCGTGTCGGCGACCTGCCCTGCTGGCGACGCACGACCAGCCCCACGGAGTGACTCTCCCGGATTTCTTCGGATCGCCGTTGGGGCTGATCGCTTACCAATCCCCCGCGCACGTAGGGGACCAGAAAGCGAGGTGGACCCATGAACACTTCCCCGGCCGAGAACCCGGTCCCCGGCGTCGTCACCTTCACCGCCCGCGGCAACGCCGCCCTCGACCAGTTGGCCGACGCCCTGGTGGCCGCGTGCGATGGCTCTCCTGCGAGCATCGCCGACCTCCTCGGGCGGGTCCTGGAAGCCGACATTGAGGACCTGGCCGAGACTCTCGGTGAGGTGGCCCAGCCGGACACCCACCTATCTGGTCGCGCCGTCGGCGAGGTCGGCCCGGCTGTGGAGGGCCCTGACGAGGCCGCCCGTCGCCGGCTGGGGGCGCGCATGCCGGGCGCTGCTGGGGCACCGCAGACACGCACCATCGACGTCGGCCGGTGATCCCCCGCGCCGCATACACTTCGTTACACAAGGCCGATGTGTAACAGAATGTATGGGAGACCGCTGATGCTGCCCAACCCCTACGCCCCGGGCGAGCTCCCGCGTGTGTTGGCCGGCCGCGAGCAGCAGCAGGACCGGATCCGAGGCTACCTGAGCCGGATCGGCACCTACGGCGAGATGGGCGGCCCCCTGCTGGTGTTCCAGGGCCCGCGTGGCGTGGGGAAGACGTCGCTGCTGCGCGAGGCACAGCGTGACGCCGAGGAGCACGGCTTCATCACCGCGTGGGTGGCCTGCCGCCGCAACGCACCCTTCCTCCCCGACCTGGTCAGCCGGGTCGGGAAGGCGATCGATACCGCGGACATCCTGCCCCGGGCTGAGAAGAGCTCCTGGAAGCTCCGCCTGGAGAGCATCGGCCTGGAGTTCGGGCTGCCGAGCGGAGTGAAGTTGAGTGCGACCGCGGCCGCCGACCATTCCGGGGCGGACGCGCATCCCCGCGGGGCGCAGATCTCGGCGATGGAGGACCTGCTGCACGAGACCAGTTCCCAGGTCCGCGCACGTGGTGGCGCTGGCCTCGTGGTCTTCGTCGACGAGATGCACGCGGCCGCCCGTGATGACCTCGCGGTCCTGCTCAATGCGATGCAGAACCTGGCTGGGCGGCGCGAGGACAACCCACTGGCCATCATCGGCGCGGGCCTGCCCTCGACTCCGGGAGTCCTGGTCAACGCAGCCACCTTCGGGGAGCGCAGCACCTTCCTCACCTTGCCCCGACTCGAGCCGTCCGCCGCGGCCGCCGCGGTGGCCGGGCCGGCCGGCGAGCTGGGCGTGACCTGGACACCCGCCGGGCTGCAGGCGATCGCGGCCGAGGCCCAGGGGTTCCCGTATCTGCTGCAGGTCCTCGCCCACGCGACGTGGGAGGTGGCCAAGCCTTCGGGAACTGGTGACCTGCTCGACGTCGGCGAAGTCCAGGCCGGCCTGCCACTGGCCGACGACCAGCTGACCTCCATGTACGCCGCCCGGTGGGCGGCCGCGACCGACCTGGAGCGGCAGATCATGGCCGTGATGGCGCAGGTCGGCACGCCCACGGTGACGAGGGCTGAGATCGCCGAGCAGCTCGGCCGATCCACGCAGGCCCTGGGCGTTCCCCGCGAACGGCTGATCGACAAGGGGATCATCGAGCCCGCCGGCCGCGGCGAGGTGCGATTCACGATGCCCGGCTTCGACCGCTACATCCGGGAGACCCTGGCCGGCGCACCCGCGGACCCCGACCAGCTGACTACCGGGCGCCGACGGCGTGAACTGCCGCCGGCCTCCGATCCCGGCCGCGGCACCACTCGCCGCTAAAGCTGCCGGCGCGCCTGCCGCCGCAGGACGGCCTCAAGGTCGGCAACGCCCTCGCCCAGCGGCATCGGGGGCGCGACGTCCGCGAGGTCGTCGAGCAGCTCGTCAACGTCGACGTTCTCCAGCTGCGGTGCGCTGTAGGCGTTCCACTCCCCCACCGCGGCTGCGAGCCGACGGTAGGCCTCGACGTCGGCCGGAGCGTTGAACCAGGCGGCGCTGCCATGGCCACGCGTCGCGCGATCAACGCCGTCTGGTCGTCCATGGCCGATCATCTCCCGCCCGGAACCGAATGAGGGAACCCCGGCGGATATCCACAGCCCGCAGGCAGCGTCCGCGCGTACGCCGCCGAGATCCGCGAGACTCAACGCAACGAGACGGCAGGAAGGGGCGCCCTGGTGGACGACAACGACGAGCTCGAGGCGAGCGGGCACGCGACGGCGGCCCGTGAACACGTCTACGGCTTCAACCGCGCCACGATGTGGGAGCGTCACCAGATCCCGGCCGAGACCTCGGATGAGCTCGCGGAGTTCGCCGACCTCGCGGCCGCGCTCCCCCAGGCGTTCTCGCAGCTGTCGAGCACTCTCGAGCGGGCACTGGCCGACCAGGTGCTCAGCATGGATGCGATGACCGACGAGTCCGACCCCGCCATGGCGATCGGCGTCGCGCGGCTCCACCTGGAGGAGGCCCGCGGCCTGGCGGTCGACCTCCACAAGCACCTCAACGCCGCCCGCAACGCCACCGCGCACATAGTCAGCCAAGGCGTCGACGACGGGCAGGAGTCGATGCCCTGGGACCAGCCCTGACTGTTCGCGGCGAGATTTCTCGCGCTCGGTGATCGCCCGCGCGGGGCGACCTTCCTTTGGTGACTGAGAGATGACCCCGGTCAACCAAGGAGCTGCCCGTGAGCACGCCAACCGAATCCCCTGCCGGCGCACCCGACCGTGACCCGGTTCAGGAGGCCCGCGAGCACCTCGAGCAGGCGCTGGCCGCACTCGACCGTCTCCGCGACGTCCTGCCCGCATCGAGCAGAACGCCCCCACCCAAAGCGGGAGGCGGTGAGTCTGCATGAGGACCGACACCGCGCTGCAGGCCGCCGACGCCGTCTTCATGGCCGAGCAGGCCGTGGGACGTGCCCGCCGGGTCGTCGACGAGCTGCACACCACGATCAACTCCGCGCTCCGAGTGCTCGATGACGCCGAGCTCGACTCGGCCAAGGCCCGGCTCAGCGACCGCGGTGACTACTACCTCGAGGCCGCCGGCGAGCACCTGAGCCGCCTGCAGCGGCGCTGCAGCGACAACGCCGAGCTCGCCGACGAGCTCACCGGCCACTTGGAGCGGGCATCCCAGGCGATCGCGGACGCCCATGACCTCCTCCAGGACGCAGACACCTCCGATCCCGAGAGCGCCAGTGAGGTCGCGCAGCTCAAGCCGCGCCTCGCCGTGGTGGGCGAGATGATCGACCTGGCCAAGCCGATGGCGCGCCTGACCGCCCATCACGTCGACAGCGCGCAGCTGGCGGCACAGCAGGTGACTCCGCCGTCGCTGCTGGAGCCGGTCACTCTCGAGCGAAGCATCGCCACCGCCGGCAAGGAGCTCGGCCGCGCCGACGAGGACGTGCGCCTGCTCGAGAACGTCGTCGACCACGCCGCGGCCAACGCCCGGCAGTCGGCCGGGATCGCCAGCGACATCACCGACAACGCCCGCCGGCGGATGGCCGAACAGGGACGGGGCCAGATGCCCCGCCAGGCGTCGCCAGTCGTCGGGTCCCCGGCACGGTAGGCGGGAGGACGGTCATGGACCTCGATCAGGGCGGCCGCCAGCTGGCTGGCCTCATCCTCGATGCCGCCGGCCGCGGGCAGCATGACCAGGTCGCCGACCTGGTCGCGCCGCTGGACGCCGACCAGCTCCGGTCACTCGTGGCCGTCCTCGCTGTCCAGGTCGACCAGACCCTGCCGGCGGCACCGGCAACCGGCCCGGCAGCGGTGTGCGAGCTGGCCATCAACGCCGCGGCGCCGATGTTCGGCACCACCCCGGAGGCGATCCTGAGCGCCGAGCGCAGCCGCCCGGTCAGCGACGCCCGCGCCGTGGCCATGACCGCCGCCCGCGAGGTCGGACTGTCCCTGCCGGCGATCGCCGAGCACTTCAACAAGGACCACGGCTCGGTGATCCACAAGCCCGAAATATTGCATCGGATGATGCATTCACGGACTTCGCTCTGCCTTGCAGGGCTGTGATCTGCGGTTCCTTGCCATCCTGTCGCGTCGGTGGTTGAGGACGTTCGCGATACGCTGACCTGCATGGTTGCGCCGCCACTTGCATCTGATGAATGATCCGTTCATCGGGTTCGACGGCGTAGGAGGCGGATGTGGCGGGTCACTCGGGGCGTGGTCCGGACGGGTCGGCGAGGTCGGTGTTGTCGTCCTCGGTGGTGCATCTGCATCCGGAGGAGGCGGCGTTCGAGGCGATGCTGCGGGGTTGGGCGGCGCAGCAGGCGGCCCGGCTGCTGGCGGTGGGGACGGTCGAGTCGCGGGTGGCCACGGTTCGCCGGTTCGCGGCGTTCACCGGGGAGTATCCGTGGCGCTGGCAGCCGGCCGATGTGGAGGAGTGGACGGTGTCGCTGCGCCGGGGTGGCGCGCGGGCGCACTCGACGCTGCGGAACTACCAGAACACGATCGCCATGTTCTGCGACTACCTGGTTGACCCGCGGTATGAGTGGGCGAAGGAGTGCCTGGAGCGGTTCGGCACTCACCCGGTGCAGATCTGTCACGAGTGGAACACCGCGTCCCACTTGGCCGACCACGAGGGACGCCCGACGGTGCGGCCGTTCACCCGCGAGGAGCTGCAGGTGTTCTTCGACCACGCCGACGCCCAGGTGGATCGGGCGCAGCGCCTGGGACGGAAGGGGTGGACCGCGGCGTTCCGGGACGCGGCGTTGTTCAAGACGATCTACGCGTTCGGGCTGCGCCGCCGCGAGGCGGTGATGCTGGACGTCACCGACTTCCACACCAACTCCGCGGCTGCGCAGTTCGGCGCGTACGGGATCTGCTCAGTGCGCTACGGCAAGGCGATGAAGGGCTCCCCGCCGCGGCGCCGGTCGGTGCTGACGGTGATGGGCTGGTCGGTGGACGTGCTGGCCGAGTACGTCGAGGAAGTGCGGCCTCTGTATGGGGTGGGCCAGCGGCCGATGCTGTGGCCCAC harbors:
- a CDS encoding AAA family ATPase, with the protein product MLPNPYAPGELPRVLAGREQQQDRIRGYLSRIGTYGEMGGPLLVFQGPRGVGKTSLLREAQRDAEEHGFITAWVACRRNAPFLPDLVSRVGKAIDTADILPRAEKSSWKLRLESIGLEFGLPSGVKLSATAAADHSGADAHPRGAQISAMEDLLHETSSQVRARGGAGLVVFVDEMHAAARDDLAVLLNAMQNLAGRREDNPLAIIGAGLPSTPGVLVNAATFGERSTFLTLPRLEPSAAAAAVAGPAGELGVTWTPAGLQAIAAEAQGFPYLLQVLAHATWEVAKPSGTGDLLDVGEVQAGLPLADDQLTSMYAARWAAATDLERQIMAVMAQVGTPTVTRAEIAEQLGRSTQALGVPRERLIDKGIIEPAGRGEVRFTMPGFDRYIRETLAGAPADPDQLTTGRRRRELPPASDPGRGTTRR
- a CDS encoding MinD/ParA family ATP-binding protein — protein: MALIVLASASGSPGVSTTALGLTLNWHRPVLLVDADPTGSSSVFAGYFHGTQEPTGGLINLALSLREGTLADALPRETLLLDPEAPAERSAWFLPGIRAHEQAPSLLPLWDPLTEQLRALERNGQDVIVDAGRLGLAGWPQPLIAASDLTLLVTRSSLPALAGATSWAKTLRTQFAGVGGLSRLGVLLVDEERRWPAMPTGARVRPYTARHIAKALQVPVVASVEWDPDVAEVYSHGARKPRKFESSGLLRGYRASAAAIESVLGANRAALAPTNGGHT
- a CDS encoding tyrosine-type recombinase/integrase; translated protein: MLSSSVVHLHPEEAAFEAMLRGWAAQQAARLLAVGTVESRVATVRRFAAFTGEYPWRWQPADVEEWTVSLRRGGARAHSTLRNYQNTIAMFCDYLVDPRYEWAKECLERFGTHPVQICHEWNTASHLADHEGRPTVRPFTREELQVFFDHADAQVDRAQRLGRKGWTAAFRDAALFKTIYAFGLRRREAVMLDVTDFHTNSAAAQFGAYGICSVRYGKAMKGSPPRRRSVLTVMGWSVDVLAEYVEEVRPLYGVGQRPMLWPTERGGRVSTDYVNVRFREYRDALGLPTELHPHCLRHSYVTHLIEDGFDPFFVQQQVGHAWGATTAMYTGVSSDYKNRALAAALGPAFAQSSEPEAESG
- a CDS encoding helix-turn-helix domain-containing protein codes for the protein MDLDQGGRQLAGLILDAAGRGQHDQVADLVAPLDADQLRSLVAVLAVQVDQTLPAAPATGPAAVCELAINAAAPMFGTTPEAILSAERSRPVSDARAVAMTAAREVGLSLPAIAEHFNKDHGSVIHKPEILHRMMHSRTSLCLAGL
- a CDS encoding helix-turn-helix transcriptional regulator, translated to MTSGIDPNALRAAREEAGLTQHELAHLVGAAGGERISRWELGISTPRPDFLVRLAKALDIPAIRLVHLDGDVPDLRALRLQAGLTVADLVTSVNVAVPTYYAWEQGRWTRLPAPQSLEALARTLGESVEVVIAAFREAQRHRRRDETPSVRPSL
- a CDS encoding SAF domain-containing protein, with the protein product MPDLNHTPRPRLRRRRRPWVFALCAALVAAGALGTAFAFTSVNDTQDVLVVSRDVKRGEAIEAGDLAVVRVSVDPALTPVAGSQKAELEGSRAAVDLWAGTLLTKEAVTDSLVPGEGESLVGISLTPGQMPSEQLYSGDVVRIVTTPGDQGEVTEKDPVTVEAVVVGVSRVEETGETVVDVSVPEADAADLAARAATGRVALVLDARER